A window of Pirellula sp. SH-Sr6A contains these coding sequences:
- a CDS encoding TolC family protein, whose product MQKPLLLLLALAMSLPVGCSRTKYRTAADRDVYGIVREKSTFLSEPVPPSFSIRPDVRSRFYDPTNPDCPQLPTPKPVLYGYEIPPLRTASPQGSSLPPAAARWSVPLDEETAPSMPSEKPLEEKGAVVQASFSDSSPSSPSAQAETTDEAGKASDSQEEQAPIGSNGPSVGSIANRVVIPQQAWSVLPESCRDRMFEFESLRAEYRQSFPSSDEELISSQVQQLALPQLMELAMINSREFQTRKELLYRAALVLTRQRYQFELNPSPFGNGAAANYRHANSAGITNNTLGIPSGIGVERTLATGGEFLARFANSIVLTFNGPSGFATDISSEMIFDFQQTVFQRDIRFELLTQSERDVVYAAREYVRFRKQLFRDIANQYYNLLLNYRGIEINAQDYFTNLRGFIQSQAEYRTAEKIPRIQVDQFEQNVLRTRSNLVNNCFTLEAALDQLKFRIGLPTETVLVVDLSELESISLRDELSVARQMINRARTELLTARGLSAVDNTTLANVAEVLADRMANILRIQLRIEEKVNSDEPMDTDSQQERLDAILAAKRELEELQQQLQVLGVRMQVDILKSELESQMSSEVPAPPLRILIRAVEFCSAELQVIDLALASNQLAADPGRLATIRGLRDQYAERLMVLTRFLEQISNGLKSGADLTSISLFEEIPNRQNDAVQLVQAIEQLAGQATESMIRRDGSSMESILASTVDKTIDLSDRLLANGPDGWDEIVLDHDEALLTGLVQRLDLMNQRGELADSWRRIKLAGDDLKSIVDLRATQILGTKSGSSNPFDFSFDDSETRLSVALDTPLNRRLQRNNFRSALINYNVGLRNLIAAEDSVKLDIREDLRQLALDRNQYTIAVASAALAYERVISTRLRLQLAVQNVAARDFLEAQQAYTNALSTIARQHVNYIIDRTELFFDLEAFDVDANGYWSGVQEDYGPGVNMDFPGTNPRPYGVLPPNVRYSPTVRQMEAIGPGESEIRSSGNPSTR is encoded by the coding sequence ATGCAAAAACCGCTTCTTCTCCTATTGGCCCTAGCCATGTCCCTCCCTGTGGGATGTTCGCGAACCAAGTACAGGACCGCAGCGGACCGCGATGTCTACGGTATTGTTCGAGAGAAGTCGACGTTCCTCTCGGAACCGGTACCTCCTAGCTTTTCGATTCGCCCCGATGTTCGGTCTCGTTTCTACGACCCTACCAATCCAGACTGTCCCCAACTCCCGACGCCCAAGCCTGTCTTGTATGGTTACGAAATACCACCGTTGCGAACCGCGTCCCCCCAAGGTTCGAGTCTACCTCCCGCTGCAGCTCGATGGAGCGTTCCGTTAGATGAGGAGACAGCCCCATCAATGCCGAGCGAAAAACCCCTCGAGGAGAAAGGGGCGGTAGTCCAAGCTTCGTTCAGTGATTCGTCCCCCAGTTCGCCCTCGGCCCAAGCGGAAACCACGGATGAGGCTGGAAAAGCGTCCGATTCGCAGGAGGAACAGGCTCCCATCGGTAGCAATGGCCCATCGGTGGGGAGCATTGCGAACCGAGTCGTGATTCCGCAGCAAGCTTGGAGTGTGTTGCCAGAAAGCTGCCGGGATCGCATGTTTGAATTCGAGTCGTTGCGAGCCGAATACCGTCAATCCTTCCCGTCTTCCGATGAAGAACTGATTTCATCTCAGGTGCAACAACTGGCTCTGCCGCAATTGATGGAGCTCGCGATGATCAACTCTCGCGAGTTCCAAACTCGGAAAGAGCTTCTCTATCGAGCGGCACTCGTGCTGACGCGCCAACGCTACCAGTTCGAGCTCAATCCCTCGCCGTTTGGAAACGGAGCGGCTGCCAACTACCGTCACGCGAACAGCGCGGGGATTACCAATAATACATTGGGCATCCCATCGGGAATTGGAGTGGAAAGAACTCTCGCAACAGGGGGTGAGTTTCTCGCTCGATTCGCGAATAGCATCGTTCTTACATTCAATGGCCCCTCAGGGTTCGCGACCGACATCAGCTCGGAGATGATCTTCGACTTCCAGCAGACTGTCTTCCAACGTGACATCCGGTTTGAACTGTTGACTCAATCGGAACGAGACGTTGTCTATGCTGCGCGCGAGTACGTACGTTTTCGCAAGCAATTGTTTCGCGATATCGCAAACCAATACTACAACCTTCTATTGAATTACCGGGGTATCGAGATCAATGCCCAGGACTATTTCACCAATTTGCGAGGGTTCATTCAAAGCCAAGCGGAGTACAGGACAGCGGAGAAAATCCCTCGGATTCAGGTCGATCAGTTCGAGCAAAACGTATTGAGAACGCGCAGCAATTTGGTGAACAACTGTTTCACCCTCGAAGCGGCCTTGGATCAGCTAAAGTTCCGAATCGGACTACCTACTGAAACAGTGTTGGTCGTCGACCTGAGTGAACTGGAGTCGATTTCACTTCGCGACGAATTGAGTGTTGCACGGCAGATGATCAATCGCGCTCGCACTGAATTGCTGACAGCGAGAGGCCTCTCGGCGGTGGACAATACGACTCTTGCAAATGTCGCCGAAGTTCTCGCCGACCGCATGGCGAACATTCTACGAATTCAACTTCGTATCGAAGAGAAAGTCAATTCCGACGAACCGATGGACACGGATTCGCAGCAAGAGCGATTGGATGCGATTCTGGCTGCGAAACGCGAGCTAGAGGAGTTGCAGCAGCAGTTACAGGTCCTCGGGGTGCGCATGCAGGTCGATATTCTGAAGTCGGAATTAGAAAGTCAGATGTCGTCGGAGGTCCCGGCTCCACCCTTGCGGATCTTGATCCGAGCAGTGGAATTTTGTTCCGCGGAATTGCAAGTCATCGACTTGGCTTTGGCCTCGAATCAGCTTGCAGCCGATCCGGGGCGTCTGGCGACCATACGCGGTCTTCGCGATCAATATGCGGAACGACTCATGGTCCTGACACGCTTTTTGGAGCAGATTTCCAACGGTCTTAAATCAGGGGCCGATCTCACTTCCATCTCCCTGTTTGAGGAGATACCGAATCGTCAGAACGACGCTGTGCAACTCGTGCAAGCCATAGAGCAATTAGCCGGTCAGGCGACCGAGTCGATGATTCGACGTGATGGGAGTTCGATGGAATCGATTCTTGCCAGTACCGTCGACAAGACGATTGACTTGAGCGATCGGCTACTCGCGAATGGTCCAGACGGTTGGGATGAGATTGTTTTGGATCACGACGAGGCACTATTGACAGGTTTGGTGCAGCGACTGGATCTGATGAATCAGCGGGGAGAGCTCGCCGATTCTTGGCGGCGGATTAAGTTGGCAGGCGATGATTTGAAGTCGATCGTCGATTTGCGAGCGACGCAGATCTTGGGGACAAAATCGGGTTCGAGCAATCCGTTCGATTTCTCGTTCGATGACAGCGAGACCAGGCTGAGCGTCGCATTGGACACTCCGCTCAATCGTCGATTGCAACGCAACAATTTCCGATCGGCGTTGATCAATTACAACGTCGGGCTCCGGAATCTCATCGCGGCTGAGGATTCCGTCAAACTCGATATTCGGGAAGACTTGCGACAGCTCGCGTTGGACCGCAATCAGTATACGATTGCGGTAGCCAGTGCTGCGTTGGCGTACGAGCGAGTGATCAGTACACGACTGCGGCTGCAACTAGCTGTCCAAAACGTGGCAGCCCGGGACTTTCTCGAGGCCCAGCAAGCTTACACGAACGCATTGAGTACGATCGCGCGACAACACGTCAATTACATTATTGACCGAACCGAACTCTTCTTCGATTTGGAGGCGTTCGATGTCGACGCGAATGGATACTGGAGTGGCGTTCAAGAAGACTATGGTCCTGGCGTGAACATGGACTTCCCCGGTACCAATCCTCGCCCCTATGGTGTCTTACCTCCCAATGTGCGGTACTCGCCG
- a CDS encoding ABC transporter permease, whose protein sequence is MLFATYRLALRNLLLHKLRSVLTLLGTILGVASVIAMLSIGEGSKKEALEQIRKLGSANVIVRSVKPQTNEIPSSTTSTNVLAYGLSFADLRALESLRLDQSTVVPAVFHKKNLQHAKRNVKGARIVATTERLPDVKELPLRGRFFNADEVARSANVIVIGQSIATDLFGFDDPLGQSLLVGDDAYRVVGVVSYGDSGTARTISKEASDQNRDLFIPITSAQNRMGVVQRLVETGSRQYVRVELSEITIELPDQNQVRPVASVVRSVLAKNHGGKGDYEVQVPLELLQQAEREKRLWNLVLGSIAGISLLVGGIGIMNIMLATVTERTREIGIRRAIGAKKRHIILQFLMETTVLSTSGGILGVVVGVLIPIVVSWVVGIQTSTSLLSIVVAFGISVGIGIVFGVYPAYKAASMSPIEALRHQ, encoded by the coding sequence TTGCTATTCGCGACGTATCGACTTGCCCTGCGAAATCTGTTGTTGCACAAACTTCGCAGTGTGTTGACTCTCCTTGGAACCATCTTGGGAGTGGCGTCGGTAATTGCGATGCTTTCGATTGGAGAGGGCTCGAAGAAAGAGGCCTTGGAGCAAATCCGAAAGCTTGGGTCGGCCAATGTCATCGTTCGAAGTGTGAAGCCTCAGACGAACGAAATCCCATCTTCGACGACTTCGACCAATGTTCTGGCCTACGGATTGAGTTTCGCCGATTTGCGCGCTCTCGAATCATTGCGGCTCGATCAATCGACCGTGGTTCCTGCGGTGTTTCACAAAAAGAATTTGCAGCATGCAAAACGGAACGTCAAGGGGGCTCGTATCGTAGCCACCACCGAACGATTACCTGACGTGAAGGAACTCCCGCTTCGAGGTCGATTCTTCAACGCTGACGAAGTGGCTCGTTCGGCCAATGTCATCGTAATCGGCCAATCGATCGCGACCGACTTGTTCGGGTTTGACGATCCCCTAGGGCAATCGCTTCTGGTGGGCGACGACGCATACCGCGTCGTCGGTGTTGTCTCTTACGGAGATAGTGGTACCGCTCGCACGATCAGCAAGGAAGCAAGCGATCAGAATCGAGATCTGTTCATTCCAATCACGTCAGCGCAGAACCGCATGGGAGTTGTGCAGCGGTTGGTCGAGACAGGATCTCGTCAATATGTTCGGGTTGAACTGAGCGAAATCACGATCGAGCTACCGGACCAAAATCAAGTTCGGCCAGTCGCTTCGGTCGTTCGCAGTGTTCTCGCCAAGAACCATGGAGGGAAAGGGGACTACGAAGTGCAGGTGCCGCTCGAATTGCTTCAACAAGCCGAGCGGGAGAAGCGACTTTGGAATTTGGTGCTCGGTTCTATCGCGGGAATCTCGCTCCTGGTCGGTGGCATTGGAATCATGAATATCATGCTCGCAACTGTCACCGAAAGAACGCGAGAAATTGGAATCCGTCGCGCGATCGGCGCGAAGAAGCGGCACATCATTCTCCAATTCCTCATGGAGACGACCGTTCTGAGTACCAGCGGGGGAATACTCGGCGTTGTGGTGGGGGTACTCATTCCCATTGTGGTTTCCTGGGTGGTTGGGATTCAGACATCCACCAGTCTTCTCTCCATCGTTGTCGCGTTTGGAATCTCGGTTGGGATTGGGATCGTCTTTGGCGTGTATCCCGCATACAAGGCCGCCAGTATGAGTCCCATCGAAGCGCTGCGTCACCAATAA
- a CDS encoding efflux RND transporter periplasmic adaptor subunit, protein MSLEESSARDASHRVWKTRQLVSRARIWIALLVILAGGAYGWSSYRRGNNFSHLASQAVWQSVERSNLEIVVLERGSLESQSNIDLVCEVEDVRKDNINGTTVLWMIPNGASVQKDDLVLELDSNPMQEALDEQTLYTENALAEKIQADANLKNQITMNTTAKAEAELLVKLAELELEMYIDKENGTQKLAVDANKRRIDDVNNEILSAQATMELRREEHRGIQSLFKLGYANRNEVRRIELTYLQAEGTFAAKLNQLQTELSTLKKMQVYEQRKELLGLEGKVATAKRSLEQVLRNNEARLAQVQALMRAKDESLKKEEERLARYRAQLEKCKVYAPQSGMVAYPNNRSMEVREGIPVIFRQKLLSIPNLDAMQVETRIHESALDQVRPGLQVRVTVDAFPQKSYRGTVKSVAVLPEQNSWSGNDTKVYQTIINIDESVAGLKPGMTAVSEIMVQNIPDVLTIPLHAILEKDSKTYVLVRDASNRLQPKPVELGESSDTRVHVLSGLEEGESIAINAQDLATAVFDEKPASDTST, encoded by the coding sequence ATGAGTTTGGAAGAATCGTCTGCACGCGACGCATCGCACCGCGTTTGGAAGACCCGGCAGTTGGTTTCCAGGGCGCGGATTTGGATCGCCCTGCTCGTCATATTGGCGGGAGGGGCGTATGGTTGGAGCAGTTATCGACGAGGAAACAATTTCAGCCACCTTGCTTCGCAAGCCGTGTGGCAGTCGGTGGAACGATCGAATTTGGAGATCGTGGTCCTCGAACGCGGCTCCCTGGAAAGCCAGTCCAACATCGATCTGGTCTGCGAAGTGGAAGACGTTCGCAAGGACAATATCAATGGAACGACCGTCTTGTGGATGATTCCCAACGGGGCATCCGTTCAGAAGGATGATTTGGTTCTCGAGCTGGATTCCAATCCGATGCAAGAAGCGCTCGATGAGCAAACCCTCTACACGGAGAATGCACTCGCCGAAAAGATCCAGGCGGATGCGAATCTGAAGAATCAGATCACGATGAACACGACCGCGAAAGCAGAGGCGGAGCTGCTGGTCAAGCTCGCGGAGCTTGAACTCGAGATGTACATCGACAAAGAAAACGGCACGCAAAAGCTTGCAGTCGATGCCAACAAGCGTCGCATCGATGATGTGAACAACGAGATCCTCTCGGCCCAGGCCACCATGGAGCTTCGACGAGAAGAGCATCGCGGAATCCAGTCTCTCTTCAAACTCGGGTATGCGAACCGAAACGAAGTTCGTCGGATTGAACTGACGTATCTACAAGCAGAGGGGACGTTTGCTGCGAAACTCAACCAACTTCAGACCGAGCTTTCGACCTTAAAGAAAATGCAGGTCTACGAGCAGCGAAAGGAACTGCTGGGACTAGAGGGGAAAGTCGCAACGGCCAAGCGATCGCTTGAGCAAGTGCTTCGAAATAACGAAGCTAGGCTTGCTCAGGTACAGGCATTGATGCGGGCCAAGGACGAGTCGCTCAAGAAGGAAGAAGAACGACTGGCGAGGTATCGCGCCCAGCTTGAGAAGTGCAAAGTTTACGCACCTCAATCCGGTATGGTGGCGTATCCCAACAATCGCTCCATGGAAGTTCGAGAAGGAATCCCGGTTATCTTCCGACAAAAGCTTTTGTCGATTCCCAACTTAGATGCGATGCAAGTGGAAACGCGAATCCACGAGTCGGCGTTGGATCAGGTGCGCCCCGGCCTCCAAGTGCGAGTCACCGTCGATGCATTCCCGCAAAAGAGTTATCGAGGCACCGTTAAATCGGTCGCGGTACTACCTGAACAGAACAGCTGGTCGGGAAACGACACCAAGGTGTATCAGACCATTATCAATATCGATGAATCGGTCGCTGGACTCAAACCGGGTATGACGGCAGTTTCGGAGATCATGGTCCAAAACATTCCCGATGTTTTGACCATTCCGCTCCACGCCATTCTCGAAAAGGATTCCAAAACCTACGTCTTGGTGCGTGATGCATCGAATCGATTGCAGCCCAAGCCTGTCGAACTTGGAGAGTCGAGCGATACACGTGTTCATGTCCTCAGCGGCTTGGAGGAGGGAGAATCCATCGCGATCAACGCTCAAGACCTGGCGACCGCGGTGTTTGATGAGAAACCAGCGTCCGATACAAGCACCTAG
- the ltrA gene encoding group II intron reverse transcriptase/maturase produces the protein MEEVLSRSNMLQALSRVVGNKGAAGVDGVTVDELPGYCREHWERHREELFSGTYRPSPVRKVEIPKPGGKGMRMLGIPTVLDRLIQQALLQVLTRLYDPMFSDSSFGFRPGRSTHQALDRAKEHIASGHRWVVDMDLEKFFDRVNHDILMSRLARQIQDKRILKLIRLYLQAGIMEGGIVSPRSEGTPQGGPLSPLLSNVLLDELDKELERRGHKFVRYADDCNIYVRSHRAGERVLNGVERFLSEKLRLTVNRAKSAVDRPWNRKFLGYTFTHHHQPKFKVSPESVKRFKGRLREELRKARGRNVRTVLAQLQPVLIGWVSYYRKSEVKKTFEELDSWLRRKLRAIYWRQWKRPPKRARELTRLGIDRVRAWVCAGNGHGPWWNAGASHMNQALPTRHLTQLGLISLVQKGTELNRR, from the coding sequence ATGGAGGAGGTGCTAAGCCGCAGCAATATGTTGCAGGCGTTGAGCCGTGTTGTCGGTAATAAAGGAGCCGCAGGCGTTGATGGGGTGACCGTCGATGAACTGCCAGGCTACTGCCGAGAGCATTGGGAACGCCACCGGGAAGAACTGTTCAGCGGAACGTATCGTCCGAGCCCTGTGCGAAAGGTAGAAATACCTAAACCCGGTGGCAAAGGGATGCGCATGCTGGGCATACCGACAGTGCTAGATCGCTTGATCCAGCAAGCTTTACTGCAAGTGCTCACGAGGCTCTACGATCCAATGTTTTCGGATTCTAGCTTTGGGTTTCGCCCAGGCCGGAGTACGCATCAGGCGTTGGATCGTGCCAAGGAACACATTGCTTCAGGGCATCGCTGGGTTGTCGACATGGACTTGGAAAAGTTCTTCGATCGCGTCAATCACGACATCCTGATGAGTCGCCTTGCACGTCAGATCCAAGACAAACGCATCCTGAAACTGATCCGCTTGTATCTGCAAGCTGGCATCATGGAAGGCGGCATCGTGAGTCCACGCAGCGAGGGAACGCCGCAAGGCGGTCCCTTATCACCGCTTCTGTCCAACGTCCTGCTCGATGAGCTGGACAAGGAGCTGGAACGCCGAGGCCACAAATTCGTTCGCTACGCTGATGACTGTAACATTTACGTTCGCAGTCACCGCGCCGGTGAGCGAGTGCTTAATGGTGTCGAACGCTTCCTGAGCGAGAAACTGCGACTGACAGTGAATCGAGCCAAGAGTGCCGTGGACCGCCCCTGGAACCGCAAGTTCCTGGGCTATACGTTCACGCACCATCACCAACCGAAGTTTAAGGTGTCTCCTGAATCGGTCAAACGCTTCAAGGGTCGCCTACGCGAGGAACTCCGCAAGGCACGAGGTCGCAATGTGCGTACGGTGCTTGCTCAGTTGCAGCCGGTCCTGATCGGTTGGGTGTCGTACTACCGGAAGAGTGAAGTGAAGAAAACGTTCGAGGAACTTGATAGCTGGTTACGCAGGAAGTTACGCGCCATCTACTGGCGCCAATGGAAGCGTCCGCCCAAACGAGCCCGCGAACTGACTCGCCTTGGCATTGACCGCGTGCGAGCGTGGGTCTGTGCTGGCAATGGTCATGGCCCCTGGTGGAATGCTGGCGCTAGCCACATGAATCAGGCCCTGCCTACTCGCCACCTCACGCAACTTGGGCTGATAAGCCTCGTCCAGAAAGGCACTGAGCTGAATCGTCGTTAG
- a CDS encoding HD domain-containing protein, which yields MEFPELSSRCPSIRISPEVDVPVTPRVKRLIDTAAFRRLSRVSQLGLVSIVYPGATHTRFEHSLGVYRNAVHFVQHLRSDPVFQQVIAPRDAETFIVAALFHDLGHWPFCHAIEDLQIPGIPHHENIALPLLSEPPMAELLEQDWNLTPVAIAKLLFLGNEHDSSQPAETILRSLLSGPIDIDKLDYLERDSTHAGVPYGRNFDRNRLIRALCIHPETLKLSIGDKGKTAAEMLVFARYIMFSEVYWHHAVRSATAMLQRTVYELFQHQRCDVSDVLRWAHATDHQVIEELLSRSRDAIWESCAAGIFGPIRNLYKRIAQFDFLDEPLLHRSLSRRPYAEITSLSRRLSQRFASLLPIPVSEVDVLIDAPSQKLDVQFQMEVRLPHGAYRQLGDVSPMVQALATKQFDDIVKRVRIFANPTVAGAVRESGLDVRELVADIL from the coding sequence ATGGAGTTCCCTGAGCTATCAAGCCGCTGCCCGTCGATCCGCATCAGCCCGGAGGTCGACGTACCCGTAACTCCCCGCGTGAAGCGACTGATCGATACGGCGGCGTTTCGCCGACTCTCCCGCGTTAGCCAACTGGGTCTGGTGTCGATTGTCTACCCCGGAGCGACCCACACCCGGTTCGAGCACTCCTTGGGGGTGTACCGAAACGCCGTCCACTTCGTCCAGCATCTGCGATCCGATCCCGTTTTCCAACAAGTGATTGCCCCCAGGGATGCCGAGACATTCATCGTGGCCGCCCTCTTTCACGATTTGGGTCACTGGCCTTTCTGCCACGCGATTGAAGATCTCCAAATCCCCGGAATTCCTCATCACGAAAACATCGCCCTACCCCTTCTCTCCGAACCCCCCATGGCGGAGTTGCTGGAACAAGACTGGAACCTCACTCCGGTTGCCATCGCCAAGCTCCTGTTCTTGGGTAACGAACACGATTCAAGCCAACCTGCAGAAACCATTCTTCGATCGTTGCTGAGCGGCCCTATCGACATCGACAAACTGGATTACTTGGAACGAGATTCCACGCATGCAGGCGTCCCCTACGGTCGAAACTTCGATCGCAACCGCTTGATCCGGGCCCTTTGCATCCATCCGGAAACTCTCAAACTGTCGATTGGTGACAAAGGGAAAACGGCTGCAGAAATGTTGGTCTTCGCTCGATACATCATGTTCAGCGAAGTCTATTGGCACCACGCTGTCCGCTCCGCGACCGCGATGCTCCAGCGCACTGTGTATGAACTTTTTCAGCATCAGCGGTGCGATGTGTCCGATGTCCTTCGCTGGGCTCACGCCACGGACCATCAAGTCATCGAGGAATTGCTATCCCGATCTCGCGATGCCATCTGGGAATCCTGCGCGGCTGGCATCTTCGGCCCCATCCGCAATCTTTACAAACGGATCGCCCAATTCGACTTTCTGGATGAGCCTCTTCTCCATCGGAGCCTTTCGAGACGACCTTATGCGGAGATCACCTCCCTCTCGCGTCGATTGTCCCAGAGGTTCGCCAGCCTCCTACCGATCCCAGTATCGGAGGTCGATGTCCTAATCGACGCCCCGTCGCAAAAGCTAGATGTTCAGTTCCAGATGGAAGTTCGTTTACCCCACGGTGCCTATCGTCAGCTGGGGGACGTGTCCCCTATGGTGCAGGCACTTGCTACGAAGCAGTTTGATGACATCGTCAAACGTGTTCGCATCTTCGCGAATCCAACAGTCGCTGGAGCAGTGCGTGAGTCGGGCCTGGACGTGCGCGAGCTCGTCGCCGACATTCTTTAA